The proteins below come from a single Tachysurus fulvidraco isolate hzauxx_2018 chromosome 13, HZAU_PFXX_2.0, whole genome shotgun sequence genomic window:
- the dennd4a gene encoding C-myc promoter-binding protein isoform X1 → MEDKSPRVADYFVVAGLTESSEPFEDNIMCNESCQRSSAPAEAPITDVVVVFRSQGEEVPQGYTCIEYTPSGLPAELNGGSIMGPQILLCYRRGRDKPPLTDLGVLFEWREKLKPGCHIIQTTPSGRSANISSSSSQKIYITYRRAPECHSHTTLAVTDICVIVPGKGETPPYAFCKVDKNLNSSMWGSSVYLCYKKSLAKTNTLAFKADLLSRYPEENYESFPLPESVPLFCLPMGASIECWPSRTKYSLPVFSTFVLTGASGEKVYGAAIQFYEVYPEERLTDRQRAQLGLQANGLRAEDSMTVHTNKSICLLSHWPFFDAFRTYLTFLYRYSISGPHTLPIEKHISHFMHKVPFPSSQRPRILVQLSPHDNLMLSQPVSSPLPLSGGSLSTLLLNLGPKNAVTLLVLAVTEHKILVHSLRPAVLTSVTEALVSMIFPFHWPCPYIPLCPLALADVLSAPCPFIVGVDSRYFDLFEPPADISCVDLDTNTISHKEDRRALTWKILPRKACKRLINTLSNLHQQLVQDYLLSREEGQIDVSMSERDPGSGGKSLQSLEIEIQEAFLRFMAAILKGYRSYLLPITQAPSEKATDASSLFDLQGFLKSRDRSHQKFYSLMTKTQMFIRFIEECSFVSDKDASLAFFDDCVDKLFGIEKGGKVDSERLEDTRLIELDKSHRSEHTVFITPPELPPVPEGEEPSVVYSYSGFPVLNAELCEPQEGTGIPMATTNSRHTSPGSPAAIFRRSKQEIKSAQRMAKTYSSIPHMWSKCLLRHCHGLWFICLPAYVAACQSKVRALRAAYDVLRMMQDKKLQPPDEVCYRILMQLCGQYGQPVLAVRVLFEMKKAGVQPNAITYGYYNRAVLESTWPSSTRGGNFLWGKLRNVVWGVVQFKQVWKRQASHAKDPQLSDASDLDSVSHGSLDSTNDSAERASIDTDFTKMDSSDDGSSTGGQSDQGYDSLSKEEVRMGGGEEQESSPHMKEKKERDSIPLAKTGTSIKQDSSTALRPQYHSSVRDSAAAPKRPDSLDIFGKNTIRSRKLMLTSDELLHAPEVGEKKQTYPDEEEVEQATGTTYPLKSVAERSTVSMETNISNGSCSVARSVSFSSTLGHVPQWTGIESGFDPLSLLAAESKAGKPDEPGETDDASGTRRNLAEEIQLHMEHLSSPLSQRSLSTDLHSIQSPSPHSSPRQTAVLGSPSTQLQPQPRSRLFSSPSLPLGCPRKIKEARPTSLASPSSPTPSASSFSMESLLTPTLDVFRSSFMSAGKGVAEKASRLYSRLSSQTSIAQDLNSDRVSVSSLGSVEPDCSSLFDGDPCPDPESLSSPQRDASLSVTPFKRSPNRNTRCLESPSVPPRLFRQASLLGSSLSVVKAPQTPDVCPDVSLTPGQQNYDIEVRMSSCSRCNTCECLAYDEEIMAGWTADDSNLNSTCPFCGSAFLPLLNVNIRDLTSKDRDPISSQTETKDASNTEEEPSCESTDSASSSVSHSTEPITVPYLSPLVVWKELESLLENEGEQVISSPAIVDHHPIVFWNLVWFFRRLELPSSLPALILSSKHCSQNMQIDPQPLQSTASEDSKNVLVQILWDNPKLHQDPIPPCYMLWRAHCSNSNVGVSTLLEERQPVSLDLLQSVVRSIQKNDVYQPMSQILQLLGSKMGFIRQRSLYRDILFLTLVALGKNSINIDAFDREYKLAYDRLTPNQVKLTHNCDRPPGAGVMECRRIFGLPTL, encoded by the exons ATGGAGGACAAAAGCCCACGTGTAGCAGACTACTTTGTGGTGGCGGGCCTTACTGAGTCTTCAGAGCCCTTTGAAGATAACATAATGTGCAATGAAAGCTGCCAGAGGAGCTCAGCTCCAGCCGAGGCTCCAATCACAGATGTGGTGGTGGTATTTCGCTCTCAGGGCGAGGAGGTGCCGCAGGGCTACACCTGCATCGAGTATACTCCCTCAGGCCTTCCCGCTGAGCTGAATGGAGGCAGCATCATGGGTCCCCAGATCTTACTGTGCTACAGGCGAGGACGAGACAAGCCGCCTCTCACTGACCTTGG TGTCCTCTTTGAGTGGAGGGAGAAGTTGAAGCCAGGATGTCACATCATCCAAACGACGCCTTCTGGTCGCTCTGCCAACATCAGCAGCTCTTCCTCACAGAAAATCTACATCACGTACCGCCGTGCACCCGAGTGTCATTCTCATACCACATTGGCTGTCACAGACATTTGTGTTATTGTTCCTGGCAAAGGAGAAACACCACCATATGCTTTCTGCAAAGTGGACAAAAACCTGAACAGTAGCATG TGGGGGTCCTCTGTGTACCTTTGCTACAAAAAGTCTTTGGCCAAGACGAACACACTTGCATTCAAAGCAG ACCTGCTGTCCCGGTACCCAGAAGAGAACTATGAGTCGTTCCCTTTGCCTGAGTCAGTGCCCCTCTTCTGTCTACCAATGGGAGCATCTATAGAGTGCTGGCCCTCTCGAACAAAATACTCTCTCCCCGTGTTCTCGACTTTTGTTCTCACTGGAGCTTCTGGAGAGAAG GTTTATGGTGCAGCGATCCAGTTTTATGAGGTGTACCCAGAAGAGCGTCTGACTGATAGACAGCGTGCACAGCTTGGTCTACAAGCCAATGGCCTGAGGGCTGAGGACTCCATGACAGTCCACACCAACAAGAGCATCTGCCTTCTTTCTCATTGGCCTTTTTTTGATGCTTTCCGCACTTACCTCACCTTCCTCTACCGCTATTCGATTTCTGGGCCTCACACATTGCCCATTGAGAA GCATATCTCTCATTTTATGCACAAAGTTCCTTTCCCATCTTCTCAAAGACCACGCATTCTGGTCCAG ttaTCTCCACACGATAACCTCATGCTGAGCCAGCCGGTCTCATCTCCTCTGCCTTTGAG TGGTGGAAGTCTCTCCACGCTGCTGCTGAACCTAGGTCCTAAAAATGCAGTGACTCTGCTGGTTCTGGCTGTGACCGAGCACAAGATCCTGGTGCATTCACTGCGTCCGGCTGTGCTTACCAGTGTTACAGAGGCCCTGGTGTCA ATGATCTTTCCCTTCCACTGGCCGTGCCCATACATTCCCCTGTGCCCGCTGGCACTGGCTGATGTGCTCAGCGCTCCATGCCCCTTCATAGTTGGTGTGGACTCACGCTATTTTGACCTGTTTGAGCCACCGGCTGACATCAGCTGTGTGGACCTGGATACCAACACCATCTCACA CAAAGAAGATCGCAGAGCCCTGACATGGAAAATCCTGCCAAGGAAAGCCTGCAAACGTCTGATCAACACCCTCAGCAATCTCCATCAACAGCTGGTGCAGG ACTATTTGCTGAGTCGTGAAGAAGGCCAGATAGATGTGTCTATGAGCGAACGGGACCCTGGCAGTGGTGGGAAGAGTCTCCAGTCACTGGAGATAGAGATCCAAGAAGCCTTCTTGCGCTTCATGGCAGCTATCTTAAAAGGTTACCGCTCCTACTTGCTTCCCATTACTCAGGCGCCCTCTGAAAAAGCGACTGACGCCAGCTCTCTTTTTGATCTGCAAG GGTTCTTGAAGAGCCGTGATCGTTCCCATCAAAAGTTTTACTCCCTCATGACCAAGACTCAGATGTTCATCCGCTTTATTGAGGAATGCTCCTTTGTCAGCGATAAGGATGCAAGCTTGGCGTTTTTCGATGACTGCGTAGACAAG CTCTTTGGCATAGAAAAGGGAGGAAAG GTGGACAGTGAGAGGCTAGAAGACACCAGGCTTATTGAGCTGGACAAATCACATCGCAGTGAGCACACAGTTTTCATCACACCTCCAGAGCTTCCACCTGTGCCTGAGGGAGAGGAGCCCTCCGTAGTTTATAG cTACAGTGGATTTCCTGTGCTGAATGCTGAACTCTGTGAACCCCAGGAAGGCACTGGCATCCCTATGGCAACCACAAATTCCAGACACACCAGCCCTGGGAGCCCAGCCGCCATTTTCCGTCGCTCCAAACAG GAAATTAAATCAGCTCAGCGCATGGCCAAGACATATTCATCCATACCTCACATGTGGTCCAAGTGTCTGCTGCGGCACTGCCATGGCCTGTGGTTCATATGCTTGCCAGCCTATGTAGCAGCGTGCCAGTCTAAGGTGCGGGCACTCCGAGCTGCCTACGATGTCCTGAGGATGATGCAGGACAAGAAGCTGCAGCCACCTGACGAG GTGTGTTACCGGATCCTGATGCAGCTCTGTGGGCAATACGGGCAGCCGGTCCTGGCCGTTCGGGTGCTGTTTGAGATGAAGAAGGCTGGAGTTCAACCCAATGCCATAACATACGGGTACTATAACAGA GCGGTGTTGGAGAGTACATGGCCTTCATCCACTAGAGGGGGCAATTTCCTGTGGGGTAAACTGCGCAATGTGGTCTGGGGTGTGGTCCAGTTCAAACAAGTGTGGAAGAGACAAGCTAGTCATGCCAAAGATCCCCAGCTGTCAG ATGCCAGTGATCTGGACAGCGTGAGCCACGGCAGTCTGGACAGCACTAATGACTCAGCAGAGCGAGCCTCTATCGATACTGACTTCACCAAAATGGACTCCAGCGATGATGGATCCAGCACAG GTGGACAATCAGATCAGGGCTATGACTCATTGTCTAAAGAGGAGGTGCGGATGGGGGGAGGAGAAGAGCAGGAGAGCTCTCCTCacatgaaggagaagaaggagagagacagcatTCCAC TGGCCAAGACAGGAACATCTATAAAACAGGACTCGTCTACTGCACTGAGACCTCAATATCACTCAAGTGTAAGAGACAGTGCAGCTGCACCCAAACGTCCCGACTCACTGGACATCTTTGGAAAAAATACTATAAGGTCCAGAAAATTAATGTTGACTTCTGATGAGCTGCTGCATGCCCCTGAAGTGGGTGAAAAGAAGCAAACTTATCCAGATGAGGAGGAGGTAGAGCAAGCAACAGGCACAACATACCCACTCAAATCTGTCGCAGAGAGGAGCACAGTTTCCATGGAGACCAACATTAGCAATGGAAGTTGCAGTGTGGCAAGGAGTGTTAGCTTCAGCAGCACTCTAGGCCATGTGCCACAATGGACAGGGATTGAATCTGGCTTTGATCCCTTGTCCCTTCTGGCAGCTGAGAGCAAGGCTGGAAAACCAGATGAGCCAGGAGAGACAGATGATGCCTCTGGCACACGGCGGAACCTGGCCGAGGAAATCCAGCTTCACATGGAGCACCTGAGCAGCCCTCTCAGTCAGCGTTCACTTAGCACAGATCTACACAGCATTCAGAGCCcctcaccacacagctcacctCGCCAGACTGCTGTACTAGGATCGCCAAGTACCCAGTTGCAGCCCCAGCCCCGGAGCAGACTATTTTCCTCACCTTCACTGCCACTGGGATGCCCACGTAAAATCAAAGAAGCCCGTCCCACCTCATTAGCTTCACCCTCCTCACCCACCCCTTCTGCCTCCTCCTTCTCCATGGAATCTCTGCTCACACCTACACTTGATGTTTTCAGGAGCAGCTTCATGTCTGCAGGCAAGGGTGTGGCCGAGAAAGCTAGTCGTCTCTATTCAAGGCTCTCCTCGCAGACTTCCATTGCACAG GACCTGAACTCTGATCGGGTCAGTGTGTCTTCACTGGGCTCAGTTGAGCCTGACTGCTCCTCTCTGTTTGACGGTGACCCCTGTCCTGACCCAGAAAGTCTGTCCTCCCCCCAGAGAGATGCCTCTTTGAGCGTCACTCCCTTCAAGAGGAGTCCAAACAGGAATACCCGCTGCTTAGAGAGTCCTTCTGTACCTCCCAGGCTTTTCCGCCAGGCCTCCCTCcttg GATCTTCACTGTCAGTAGTGAAAGCCCCACAAACCCCAGACGTGTGTCCTGATGTGAGCCTCACACCAGGCCAGCAGAATTATGACATAGAG GTACGCATGTCCAGTTGCTCGCGCTGCAACACTTGCGAGTGCCTGGCGTATGATGAGGAGATCATGGCTGGCTGGACAGCTGATGACTCCAATTTGAATAGCACTTGTCCTTTCTGTGGCTCAGCCTTTTTACCCCTGCTTAATGTGAACATTCGAGACTTGACCAGCAAGGACAG AGACCCGATTAGTTcccagacagaaacaaaggatgCTTCAAACACTGAGGAGGAGCCTAGCTGTGAATCCACAGACAGTGCCTCCAGCAGTGTTAGCCATAGCACA GAGCCAATCACAGTGCCCTACTTGAGTCCTCTGGTGGTGTGGAAGGAGCTGGAGAGCCTTTTGGAAAACGAGGGTGAGCAGGTTATTTCCTCACCAGCCATCGTGGACCACCACCCCATTGTATTCTGGAATCTGGTGTGGTTTTTCCGTAGACTAGAGCTGCCCAGCAGTCTACCCGCCCTCATCCTTAGCTCCAAGCACTGCAGCCAGAACATGCAG ATTGATCCACAGCCACTCCAGAGCACTGCCTCAGAGGACAGTAAGAATGTGTTAGTCCAGATTTTGTGGGATAACCCCAAACTGCACCAGGACCCTATCCCACCTTGTTACATGCTGTGGAGAGCACATT GTTCAAACTCTAATGTTGGTGTCTCCACCTTGTTGGAGGAGAGACAGCCTGTGAGCCTAGATCTTCTCCAGAGTGTTGTCAGGAGCATTCAGAAGAACGATGTCTACCAGCCCATGAGTCAGATACTTCAGCTGCTTGGTTCCAAGATGGGATTCATCAGGCAACG GAGCCTATATAGAGATATCCTATTCCTGACATTGGTGGCATTGGGCAAGAACAGTATCAACATTG ATGCTTTTGACCGTGAATACAAGTTGGCTTATGATCGTCTGACTCCCAACCAGGTCAAGCTGACTCACAACTGTGACCGTCCACCTGGAGCTGGAGTCATGGAATGTCGGAGAATTTTTGGGCTGCCGACTCTGTGA
- the rab11a gene encoding ras-related protein Rab-11A, with the protein MGTRDDEYDYLFKVVLIGDSGVGKSNLLSRFTRNEFNLESKSTIGVEFATRSIQVDGKTVKAQIWDTAGQERYRAITSAYYRGAVGALLVYDIAKHLTYENVERWLKELRDHADSNIVIMLVGNKSDLRHLRAVPTDEARAFAEKNGLSFLETSALDSTNVETAFQTILTEIYRIVSQKQMSDRRDNDISPSNNVVSIQVQPTENKPKMQCCQNI; encoded by the exons ATGGGAACAAGAGACGACGAGTACGACTACCTGTTTAAAG TTGTTCTGATTGGAGACTCTGGTGTGGGGAAGAGTAACCTTTTGTCCCGTTTCACCCGCAACGAGTTCAACCTGGAAAGCAAAAGCACTATAGGAGTGGAATTTGCTACTCGTAGCATTCAGGTTGATGGGAAGACCGTTAAAGCCCAGATATGGGACACTGCTGGGCAGGAACGCTACAGAGCCATCACCTCAGC GTATTACCGTGGTGCTGTGGGGGCTCTGCTGGTGTACGACATTGCCAAGCATCTCACCTATGAGAATGTGGAGCGCTGGCTGAAGGAGCTGAGGGACCATGCAGACAGCAACATTGTTATCATGCTGGTTGGCAACAAAAGTGACCTGCGCCATCTCCGGGCTGTGCCCACCGATGAGGCGCGTGCATTTGCAG AGAAAAATGGGTTGTCATTCCTGGAGACATCAGCTCTGGATTCCACCAATGTGGAGACAGCCTTTCAGACTATACTGACTG AAATCTACCGCATCGTGTCCCAGAAACAGATGTCGGACCGCCGGGACAACGACATATCACCCAGCAACAACGTGGTGTCCATCCAGGTGCAGCCCACTGAGAATAAGCCAAAAATGCAGTGTTGCCAGAATATCTAG
- the dennd4a gene encoding C-myc promoter-binding protein isoform X2 translates to MEDKSPRVADYFVVAGLTESSEPFEDNIMCNESCQRSSAPAEAPITDVVVVFRSQGEEVPQGYTCIEYTPSGLPAELNGGSIMGPQILLCYRRGRDKPPLTDLGVLFEWREKLKPGCHIIQTTPSGRSANISSSSSQKIYITYRRAPECHSHTTLAVTDICVIVPGKGETPPYAFCKVDKNLNSSMWGSSVYLCYKKSLAKTNTLAFKADLLSRYPEENYESFPLPESVPLFCLPMGASIECWPSRTKYSLPVFSTFVLTGASGEKVYGAAIQFYEVYPEERLTDRQRAQLGLQANGLRAEDSMTVHTNKSICLLSHWPFFDAFRTYLTFLYRYSISGPHTLPIEKHISHFMHKVPFPSSQRPRILVQLSPHDNLMLSQPVSSPLPLSGGSLSTLLLNLGPKNAVTLLVLAVTEHKILVHSLRPAVLTSVTEALVSMIFPFHWPCPYIPLCPLALADVLSAPCPFIVGVDSRYFDLFEPPADISCVDLDTNTISHKEDRRALTWKILPRKACKRLINTLSNLHQQLVQDYLLSREEGQIDVSMSERDPGSGGKSLQSLEIEIQEAFLRFMAAILKGYRSYLLPITQAPSEKATDASSLFDLQGFLKSRDRSHQKFYSLMTKTQMFIRFIEECSFVSDKDASLAFFDDCVDKVDSERLEDTRLIELDKSHRSEHTVFITPPELPPVPEGEEPSVVYSYSGFPVLNAELCEPQEGTGIPMATTNSRHTSPGSPAAIFRRSKQEIKSAQRMAKTYSSIPHMWSKCLLRHCHGLWFICLPAYVAACQSKVRALRAAYDVLRMMQDKKLQPPDEVCYRILMQLCGQYGQPVLAVRVLFEMKKAGVQPNAITYGYYNRAVLESTWPSSTRGGNFLWGKLRNVVWGVVQFKQVWKRQASHAKDPQLSDASDLDSVSHGSLDSTNDSAERASIDTDFTKMDSSDDGSSTGGQSDQGYDSLSKEEVRMGGGEEQESSPHMKEKKERDSIPLAKTGTSIKQDSSTALRPQYHSSVRDSAAAPKRPDSLDIFGKNTIRSRKLMLTSDELLHAPEVGEKKQTYPDEEEVEQATGTTYPLKSVAERSTVSMETNISNGSCSVARSVSFSSTLGHVPQWTGIESGFDPLSLLAAESKAGKPDEPGETDDASGTRRNLAEEIQLHMEHLSSPLSQRSLSTDLHSIQSPSPHSSPRQTAVLGSPSTQLQPQPRSRLFSSPSLPLGCPRKIKEARPTSLASPSSPTPSASSFSMESLLTPTLDVFRSSFMSAGKGVAEKASRLYSRLSSQTSIAQDLNSDRVSVSSLGSVEPDCSSLFDGDPCPDPESLSSPQRDASLSVTPFKRSPNRNTRCLESPSVPPRLFRQASLLGSSLSVVKAPQTPDVCPDVSLTPGQQNYDIEVRMSSCSRCNTCECLAYDEEIMAGWTADDSNLNSTCPFCGSAFLPLLNVNIRDLTSKDRDPISSQTETKDASNTEEEPSCESTDSASSSVSHSTEPITVPYLSPLVVWKELESLLENEGEQVISSPAIVDHHPIVFWNLVWFFRRLELPSSLPALILSSKHCSQNMQIDPQPLQSTASEDSKNVLVQILWDNPKLHQDPIPPCYMLWRAHCSNSNVGVSTLLEERQPVSLDLLQSVVRSIQKNDVYQPMSQILQLLGSKMGFIRQRSLYRDILFLTLVALGKNSINIDAFDREYKLAYDRLTPNQVKLTHNCDRPPGAGVMECRRIFGLPTL, encoded by the exons ATGGAGGACAAAAGCCCACGTGTAGCAGACTACTTTGTGGTGGCGGGCCTTACTGAGTCTTCAGAGCCCTTTGAAGATAACATAATGTGCAATGAAAGCTGCCAGAGGAGCTCAGCTCCAGCCGAGGCTCCAATCACAGATGTGGTGGTGGTATTTCGCTCTCAGGGCGAGGAGGTGCCGCAGGGCTACACCTGCATCGAGTATACTCCCTCAGGCCTTCCCGCTGAGCTGAATGGAGGCAGCATCATGGGTCCCCAGATCTTACTGTGCTACAGGCGAGGACGAGACAAGCCGCCTCTCACTGACCTTGG TGTCCTCTTTGAGTGGAGGGAGAAGTTGAAGCCAGGATGTCACATCATCCAAACGACGCCTTCTGGTCGCTCTGCCAACATCAGCAGCTCTTCCTCACAGAAAATCTACATCACGTACCGCCGTGCACCCGAGTGTCATTCTCATACCACATTGGCTGTCACAGACATTTGTGTTATTGTTCCTGGCAAAGGAGAAACACCACCATATGCTTTCTGCAAAGTGGACAAAAACCTGAACAGTAGCATG TGGGGGTCCTCTGTGTACCTTTGCTACAAAAAGTCTTTGGCCAAGACGAACACACTTGCATTCAAAGCAG ACCTGCTGTCCCGGTACCCAGAAGAGAACTATGAGTCGTTCCCTTTGCCTGAGTCAGTGCCCCTCTTCTGTCTACCAATGGGAGCATCTATAGAGTGCTGGCCCTCTCGAACAAAATACTCTCTCCCCGTGTTCTCGACTTTTGTTCTCACTGGAGCTTCTGGAGAGAAG GTTTATGGTGCAGCGATCCAGTTTTATGAGGTGTACCCAGAAGAGCGTCTGACTGATAGACAGCGTGCACAGCTTGGTCTACAAGCCAATGGCCTGAGGGCTGAGGACTCCATGACAGTCCACACCAACAAGAGCATCTGCCTTCTTTCTCATTGGCCTTTTTTTGATGCTTTCCGCACTTACCTCACCTTCCTCTACCGCTATTCGATTTCTGGGCCTCACACATTGCCCATTGAGAA GCATATCTCTCATTTTATGCACAAAGTTCCTTTCCCATCTTCTCAAAGACCACGCATTCTGGTCCAG ttaTCTCCACACGATAACCTCATGCTGAGCCAGCCGGTCTCATCTCCTCTGCCTTTGAG TGGTGGAAGTCTCTCCACGCTGCTGCTGAACCTAGGTCCTAAAAATGCAGTGACTCTGCTGGTTCTGGCTGTGACCGAGCACAAGATCCTGGTGCATTCACTGCGTCCGGCTGTGCTTACCAGTGTTACAGAGGCCCTGGTGTCA ATGATCTTTCCCTTCCACTGGCCGTGCCCATACATTCCCCTGTGCCCGCTGGCACTGGCTGATGTGCTCAGCGCTCCATGCCCCTTCATAGTTGGTGTGGACTCACGCTATTTTGACCTGTTTGAGCCACCGGCTGACATCAGCTGTGTGGACCTGGATACCAACACCATCTCACA CAAAGAAGATCGCAGAGCCCTGACATGGAAAATCCTGCCAAGGAAAGCCTGCAAACGTCTGATCAACACCCTCAGCAATCTCCATCAACAGCTGGTGCAGG ACTATTTGCTGAGTCGTGAAGAAGGCCAGATAGATGTGTCTATGAGCGAACGGGACCCTGGCAGTGGTGGGAAGAGTCTCCAGTCACTGGAGATAGAGATCCAAGAAGCCTTCTTGCGCTTCATGGCAGCTATCTTAAAAGGTTACCGCTCCTACTTGCTTCCCATTACTCAGGCGCCCTCTGAAAAAGCGACTGACGCCAGCTCTCTTTTTGATCTGCAAG GGTTCTTGAAGAGCCGTGATCGTTCCCATCAAAAGTTTTACTCCCTCATGACCAAGACTCAGATGTTCATCCGCTTTATTGAGGAATGCTCCTTTGTCAGCGATAAGGATGCAAGCTTGGCGTTTTTCGATGACTGCGTAGACAAG GTGGACAGTGAGAGGCTAGAAGACACCAGGCTTATTGAGCTGGACAAATCACATCGCAGTGAGCACACAGTTTTCATCACACCTCCAGAGCTTCCACCTGTGCCTGAGGGAGAGGAGCCCTCCGTAGTTTATAG cTACAGTGGATTTCCTGTGCTGAATGCTGAACTCTGTGAACCCCAGGAAGGCACTGGCATCCCTATGGCAACCACAAATTCCAGACACACCAGCCCTGGGAGCCCAGCCGCCATTTTCCGTCGCTCCAAACAG GAAATTAAATCAGCTCAGCGCATGGCCAAGACATATTCATCCATACCTCACATGTGGTCCAAGTGTCTGCTGCGGCACTGCCATGGCCTGTGGTTCATATGCTTGCCAGCCTATGTAGCAGCGTGCCAGTCTAAGGTGCGGGCACTCCGAGCTGCCTACGATGTCCTGAGGATGATGCAGGACAAGAAGCTGCAGCCACCTGACGAG GTGTGTTACCGGATCCTGATGCAGCTCTGTGGGCAATACGGGCAGCCGGTCCTGGCCGTTCGGGTGCTGTTTGAGATGAAGAAGGCTGGAGTTCAACCCAATGCCATAACATACGGGTACTATAACAGA GCGGTGTTGGAGAGTACATGGCCTTCATCCACTAGAGGGGGCAATTTCCTGTGGGGTAAACTGCGCAATGTGGTCTGGGGTGTGGTCCAGTTCAAACAAGTGTGGAAGAGACAAGCTAGTCATGCCAAAGATCCCCAGCTGTCAG ATGCCAGTGATCTGGACAGCGTGAGCCACGGCAGTCTGGACAGCACTAATGACTCAGCAGAGCGAGCCTCTATCGATACTGACTTCACCAAAATGGACTCCAGCGATGATGGATCCAGCACAG GTGGACAATCAGATCAGGGCTATGACTCATTGTCTAAAGAGGAGGTGCGGATGGGGGGAGGAGAAGAGCAGGAGAGCTCTCCTCacatgaaggagaagaaggagagagacagcatTCCAC TGGCCAAGACAGGAACATCTATAAAACAGGACTCGTCTACTGCACTGAGACCTCAATATCACTCAAGTGTAAGAGACAGTGCAGCTGCACCCAAACGTCCCGACTCACTGGACATCTTTGGAAAAAATACTATAAGGTCCAGAAAATTAATGTTGACTTCTGATGAGCTGCTGCATGCCCCTGAAGTGGGTGAAAAGAAGCAAACTTATCCAGATGAGGAGGAGGTAGAGCAAGCAACAGGCACAACATACCCACTCAAATCTGTCGCAGAGAGGAGCACAGTTTCCATGGAGACCAACATTAGCAATGGAAGTTGCAGTGTGGCAAGGAGTGTTAGCTTCAGCAGCACTCTAGGCCATGTGCCACAATGGACAGGGATTGAATCTGGCTTTGATCCCTTGTCCCTTCTGGCAGCTGAGAGCAAGGCTGGAAAACCAGATGAGCCAGGAGAGACAGATGATGCCTCTGGCACACGGCGGAACCTGGCCGAGGAAATCCAGCTTCACATGGAGCACCTGAGCAGCCCTCTCAGTCAGCGTTCACTTAGCACAGATCTACACAGCATTCAGAGCCcctcaccacacagctcacctCGCCAGACTGCTGTACTAGGATCGCCAAGTACCCAGTTGCAGCCCCAGCCCCGGAGCAGACTATTTTCCTCACCTTCACTGCCACTGGGATGCCCACGTAAAATCAAAGAAGCCCGTCCCACCTCATTAGCTTCACCCTCCTCACCCACCCCTTCTGCCTCCTCCTTCTCCATGGAATCTCTGCTCACACCTACACTTGATGTTTTCAGGAGCAGCTTCATGTCTGCAGGCAAGGGTGTGGCCGAGAAAGCTAGTCGTCTCTATTCAAGGCTCTCCTCGCAGACTTCCATTGCACAG GACCTGAACTCTGATCGGGTCAGTGTGTCTTCACTGGGCTCAGTTGAGCCTGACTGCTCCTCTCTGTTTGACGGTGACCCCTGTCCTGACCCAGAAAGTCTGTCCTCCCCCCAGAGAGATGCCTCTTTGAGCGTCACTCCCTTCAAGAGGAGTCCAAACAGGAATACCCGCTGCTTAGAGAGTCCTTCTGTACCTCCCAGGCTTTTCCGCCAGGCCTCCCTCcttg GATCTTCACTGTCAGTAGTGAAAGCCCCACAAACCCCAGACGTGTGTCCTGATGTGAGCCTCACACCAGGCCAGCAGAATTATGACATAGAG GTACGCATGTCCAGTTGCTCGCGCTGCAACACTTGCGAGTGCCTGGCGTATGATGAGGAGATCATGGCTGGCTGGACAGCTGATGACTCCAATTTGAATAGCACTTGTCCTTTCTGTGGCTCAGCCTTTTTACCCCTGCTTAATGTGAACATTCGAGACTTGACCAGCAAGGACAG AGACCCGATTAGTTcccagacagaaacaaaggatgCTTCAAACACTGAGGAGGAGCCTAGCTGTGAATCCACAGACAGTGCCTCCAGCAGTGTTAGCCATAGCACA GAGCCAATCACAGTGCCCTACTTGAGTCCTCTGGTGGTGTGGAAGGAGCTGGAGAGCCTTTTGGAAAACGAGGGTGAGCAGGTTATTTCCTCACCAGCCATCGTGGACCACCACCCCATTGTATTCTGGAATCTGGTGTGGTTTTTCCGTAGACTAGAGCTGCCCAGCAGTCTACCCGCCCTCATCCTTAGCTCCAAGCACTGCAGCCAGAACATGCAG ATTGATCCACAGCCACTCCAGAGCACTGCCTCAGAGGACAGTAAGAATGTGTTAGTCCAGATTTTGTGGGATAACCCCAAACTGCACCAGGACCCTATCCCACCTTGTTACATGCTGTGGAGAGCACATT GTTCAAACTCTAATGTTGGTGTCTCCACCTTGTTGGAGGAGAGACAGCCTGTGAGCCTAGATCTTCTCCAGAGTGTTGTCAGGAGCATTCAGAAGAACGATGTCTACCAGCCCATGAGTCAGATACTTCAGCTGCTTGGTTCCAAGATGGGATTCATCAGGCAACG GAGCCTATATAGAGATATCCTATTCCTGACATTGGTGGCATTGGGCAAGAACAGTATCAACATTG ATGCTTTTGACCGTGAATACAAGTTGGCTTATGATCGTCTGACTCCCAACCAGGTCAAGCTGACTCACAACTGTGACCGTCCACCTGGAGCTGGAGTCATGGAATGTCGGAGAATTTTTGGGCTGCCGACTCTGTGA